The following coding sequences are from one Pirellulales bacterium window:
- a CDS encoding TraR/DksA family transcriptional regulator, whose protein sequence is MARKDAMLAMRQILIRRRDALRQALAGDLSLLKELRSQTSGDMVDAALDSAQDEISSQLAEVESRELANIENALERMRAGQYGTCEGCGCKIPVARLNALPYATLCINCQREFERTGGSGGQDHDWGRILDTGADNDLTINDIEIDVQ, encoded by the coding sequence ATGGCACGCAAAGACGCAATGCTGGCGATGCGCCAGATCCTGATTCGCAGGCGCGATGCCCTGCGCCAGGCCCTGGCGGGCGACTTGAGCCTGCTCAAGGAGCTCCGTAGTCAGACTTCCGGCGACATGGTCGACGCCGCGCTCGACTCGGCCCAAGACGAGATCAGCTCGCAATTGGCCGAAGTCGAAAGCCGCGAACTGGCCAACATCGAAAACGCCCTGGAGCGGATGCGCGCAGGCCAATATGGAACCTGCGAGGGCTGCGGCTGCAAGATTCCCGTGGCGCGGCTCAATGCCTTGCCCTACGCCACGTTGTGCATCAATTGCCAACGCGAATTCGAGCGTACCGGTGGCTCGGGCGGTCAGGACCACGATTGGGGCCGGATTCTCGACACCGGCGCCGATAACGACCTGACCATCAACGACATCGAGATCGACGTCCAGTAG
- a CDS encoding trypsin-like peptidase domain-containing protein, with protein sequence MARASTFLVATGGTLIGLCLGLFLAPLIVSTAGAQITFAGLDENDDPQQRAQLYAALERDSAHLAQEQQVLKRVAKLVAPTVVHIEAHKTDRLSRRPGEADIEEAGSGVMVNFDEKFYVLTNRHVVRDTSTGRIDINLADGRQLHPLRVLEDPDTDVAVLPVAGSDLVSAKLGDSNQLEIGDFVLAVGSPFGLSHSVTYGIISAKGRRDLELGDEGVRLQDFLQTDAAINPGNSGGPLINLRGEVIGINTAIASNSGGNEGIGFSIPINMVHRVAAQLIEHGTVAKAFLGVNLEAKFNAEMAARLGLPRRQGALITSITANSPAAEAHLQPDDVVLAFDGVRVEDGDHLINMVNLCEVGRTVPLVVFRQKQTLTVNVTVGNRRTFLPATP encoded by the coding sequence ATGGCGCGTGCCTCGACCTTTCTCGTTGCCACCGGGGGCACTTTGATCGGGCTCTGCCTTGGCCTGTTCCTGGCCCCGCTGATCGTTTCCACGGCCGGTGCCCAGATCACGTTTGCCGGCCTCGACGAGAATGACGATCCGCAACAACGGGCGCAGTTGTACGCGGCCCTCGAACGCGACAGCGCCCACTTGGCACAAGAGCAGCAGGTCCTCAAGCGCGTCGCCAAGCTGGTGGCCCCGACGGTTGTCCATATCGAGGCCCATAAGACCGACCGCCTGTCGCGCCGGCCGGGCGAGGCCGACATCGAAGAGGCCGGCTCGGGCGTGATGGTCAACTTCGATGAGAAGTTCTACGTGCTCACCAACCGGCACGTCGTCCGCGATACCTCGACCGGCCGGATCGACATCAACCTGGCCGACGGCCGTCAGCTCCATCCGCTGCGGGTCCTCGAAGATCCCGATACGGACGTGGCCGTGTTGCCCGTCGCCGGGAGCGATCTGGTGTCGGCCAAGTTGGGTGACAGCAACCAATTGGAAATCGGCGACTTCGTCCTGGCCGTGGGCAGCCCGTTTGGGCTGAGCCATTCGGTCACCTACGGCATCATCAGCGCCAAGGGGCGCCGCGACTTGGAACTGGGCGACGAAGGCGTACGGCTGCAAGACTTCCTGCAAACCGACGCGGCGATCAACCCGGGCAACAGCGGTGGACCGCTGATCAACTTGCGCGGCGAGGTGATCGGCATCAACACAGCCATCGCCAGCAATTCGGGCGGCAACGAGGGGATTGGCTTCAGCATTCCCATCAACATGGTCCACCGCGTGGCCGCGCAGCTCATCGAGCACGGTACCGTGGCCAAGGCCTTCCTCGGGGTCAATCTCGAGGCCAAGTTCAACGCCGAGATGGCGGCCCGGTTGGGCCTGCCGCGGCGCCAGGGCGCGCTGATCACCTCGATCACGGCCAACTCGCCAGCGGCCGAGGCGCACTTGCAGCCCGACGACGTGGTGCTCGCCTTCGACGGCGTGCGCGTCGAAGACGGCGATCACCTGATCAACATGGTGAATCTGTGCGAAGTCGGCCGTACAGTGCCGCTGGTGGTCTTCCGCCAAAAGCAGACGCTCACCGTCAATGTCACGGTCGGCAACCGACGGACGTTCTTGCCGGCGACCCCGTAA
- a CDS encoding nucleoside hydrolase, whose translation MVRKVILDVDPGIDDAVALAMALCDPRLDVVAVTAVAGNVAAEQATRNVQALIEQIDPPRWPRIGAASEPDLGSPADARHLHGSDGLGNAHFQVAELHHRHRSEKVICDEIRAAPGDVSIVAMGPLTNVARALQRDPELADMIHQIVILGGTLSGPGNVTPAAEFNFYCDPSAAQLVLKSTMTRTVVPVDVSGDVTFGMDLMEKSTAIPSRVATLMAKLLPFAFRAFRQELGMESIQLHDAVALVALLESELFESAAYPVEIETAGSVARGASIFDRRSPPAAGPRVTAVTGCDAAQVAERIVAGIMQACRATAD comes from the coding sequence GTGGTTCGCAAAGTCATTTTGGACGTGGATCCGGGCATTGATGACGCCGTGGCCTTGGCCATGGCGCTGTGCGACCCCCGGCTCGATGTGGTGGCGGTCACGGCTGTTGCCGGCAATGTGGCTGCCGAACAGGCCACGCGCAACGTGCAGGCGCTGATCGAGCAAATCGACCCACCCCGCTGGCCGCGGATCGGCGCCGCCAGTGAACCCGACCTGGGCTCGCCGGCCGACGCCCGGCACCTCCACGGCAGCGACGGGTTGGGCAATGCACATTTCCAGGTGGCCGAATTGCACCACCGGCATCGCTCCGAGAAGGTGATTTGCGACGAGATCCGCGCGGCACCGGGCGACGTGAGCATCGTCGCGATGGGGCCGCTGACCAACGTTGCGCGGGCGCTGCAGCGCGACCCGGAATTGGCCGACATGATTCACCAGATCGTGATTCTCGGCGGAACCTTGTCCGGCCCCGGCAACGTGACCCCGGCAGCCGAGTTCAATTTCTATTGCGATCCCTCGGCGGCCCAGTTGGTGCTGAAATCGACCATGACGCGTACGGTGGTCCCGGTCGACGTGTCCGGCGACGTCACCTTCGGCATGGACCTGATGGAAAAATCCACGGCGATCCCCAGCCGGGTGGCAACGCTCATGGCCAAGTTGCTGCCATTCGCCTTTCGAGCCTTTCGCCAGGAATTGGGCATGGAGAGCATCCAGTTGCACGATGCCGTGGCCCTGGTTGCGCTGCTCGAGTCGGAGCTGTTCGAATCGGCTGCCTATCCCGTCGAGATCGAGACGGCCGGAAGTGTCGCCCGCGGAGCTTCGATTTTCGACCGGCGATCTCCGCCAGCCGCGGGACCGCGCGTGACGGCCGTGACCGGTTGCGACGCGGCCCAAGTGGCGGAGCGGATTGTCGCCGGAATCATGCAGGCCTGCCGCGCTACGGCCGACTGA